One genomic segment of Drosophila melanogaster chromosome 3R includes these proteins:
- the CG34300 gene encoding uncharacterized protein, isoform B, protein MVHFFGSIFLMMSSILIEFLVIIYLVTDIIHLIFCSPFIINYALSCSFCTLESIPVFFTLAFSLYFWIVAFFYWRRLLWEHNPENDD, encoded by the exons ATGGTGCACTTTTTTGGATCGATTTTTCTGATGATGAGCAGTATCTTG ATCGAATTTCTGGTGATCATCTATCTGGTAACAGATATAATCCACCTGATCTTTTGTAGCCCCTTTATAATCAATTATGCGTTAAGTTGTAGCTTCTGCACTCTAGAATCGATTCCTGTATTCTTCACCCTAG CTTTTAGCCTTTATTTTTGGATAGTGGCATTTTTCTACTGGCGACGCCTTCTCTGGGAACACAATCCCGAAAACGACGACTGA
- the CG34300 gene encoding uncharacterized protein, isoform A: MKCRGTWLKSCCCCVNLRAGCFFMALFEIFASILGFFVGEDGRLLVISRAAYMVHFFGSIFLMMSSILQIEFLVIIYLVTDIIHLIFCSPFIINYALSCSFCTLESIPVFFTLAFSLYFWIVAFFYWRRLLWEHNPENDD, translated from the exons ATGAAATGTCGGGGAACCTGGCTCAAatcctgttgctgctgtgtgaATCTGCGGGCGGGATGCTTTTTCATGGCGCTTTTCGAGATTTTCGCATCGATCCTGGGGTTCTTTGTTGGCGAAG ATGGTCGTCTGTTAGTAATTAGCAGAGCTGCCTATATGGTGCACTTTTTTGGATCGATTTTTCTGATGATGAGCAGTATCTTG CAGATCGAATTTCTGGTGATCATCTATCTGGTAACAGATATAATCCACCTGATCTTTTGTAGCCCCTTTATAATCAATTATGCGTTAAGTTGTAGCTTCTGCACTCTAGAATCGATTCCTGTATTCTTCACCCTAG CTTTTAGCCTTTATTTTTGGATAGTGGCATTTTTCTACTGGCGACGCCTTCTCTGGGAACACAATCCCGAAAACGACGACTGA